A window of Acidobacteriota bacterium contains these coding sequences:
- a CDS encoding DUF111 family protein, translating into MQTETIVELQSTLDDCSPQVIGYVLERALELGALDAYTTPVQMKKNRPGVLLTLLARPELQHALAELLLTETTTLGVRFHITERLVAKRSVTTVDTSYGPIRVKASGDRALPEYEDCRAAARRHGVPLQRVQDAARRALHCPPEPR; encoded by the coding sequence ATGCAGACCGAGACGATTGTCGAGTTGCAAAGCACGCTGGACGATTGCAGCCCGCAGGTCATCGGTTACGTGCTGGAGCGCGCGCTCGAACTGGGCGCGCTGGACGCCTATACCACGCCGGTGCAGATGAAAAAGAACCGCCCCGGCGTTTTGCTTACCCTGCTGGCGCGACCGGAGTTGCAGCACGCGCTGGCGGAGCTGCTGCTTACTGAGACCACGACTCTTGGCGTGCGGTTCCATATCACTGAGCGACTTGTAGCTAAACGGTCAGTCACTACTGTGGATACTTCCTACGGCCCCATCCGCGTAAAAGCTTCGGGAGACCGGGCGCTGCCGGAGTATGAGGATTGCCGCGCCGCCGCGCGCCGCCACGGCGTGCCGCTGCAGCGGGTGCAGGATGCGGCGCGCCGCGCCTTGCATTGTCCGCCGGAACCAAGGTAG